From the genome of Ictalurus punctatus breed USDA103 chromosome 5, Coco_2.0, whole genome shotgun sequence:
CGGGGCGCTCGCTTAAACATTCAACAGGATTATTATACATCGTGCggatgttgtttgtttgtttttgccttcTCATTGGTGACATTAATGCCTGAAAACAAGTACAACCCATAAAACAAGTTCCACCAATCTACCAATGTGGACACGTACGTCTAGACTCAAACGATGCACTTCCTTTGCCAAACATCCCTCCAGCACAATCCTGCGTTCCGGGTCAGAAAGCTAGTTACGCgggataaaaataataataataataataaaaactaacGCATGAAGTAGACTAACCTGAAGTTAGACAACGTTACTAACAAGAAATGAGGCGGACAAATCGCTAACTCGGGACAAGATGATGACCTGTCCAGGATattagggttttgtttgtttgtttttctttttttaaattcagtcaCCTAATGGACAATCGGCTCAGTAGACAAGCCAGCGTTCGCAAAAAGAGACATTTTCCTCTCCTTGCACGTGTTTGTTCAAGACGTCGAGAACAAGATGCTAGCCAGATCATCCGTTACGTGAGGACGGAGCGTCACCGCTCGTAGCGGAAACGTCGTCCGATGCCTCGCTCACGACTCCGCCCCCCCCTCCCACTCAGAGACTTTATTTTTCATAGAAAAGGAGAACACCCGAGTCATCTTCTACGTGACCATTTACTCGTTTGTACCTGTATTAACTAGCTGGCTCGCCGTACGTCGTTACACGACGTTACACTTATCCTCGTCGGTCAGGTTATGGTGTTGGGCTCTGAGAAGGAATTTAtgatgatttgtccacccctgatGAAAAACACTGAAAGTAATCAAAGTAACTGCCCTTTCGTTCTCACTtcaattttgtttaaaaaaaaaataataataataattcacacaTTATATACCCCAACTTCTGCACCGGCAATACATCACATGAATACTTAaatgaggtttaaaaaaaaaaaaaaaagaaaaaaaaaagaaagaaaaaaggaaaaacaagggggggggggggactaaaaaaaaaaaaaaaaaaaaaaaaaatccggtGTTTCACCTGAACATTTTGAACAGCACCTGCTTGAATTGAAGATGAAGATacaatagcaataataataataataataataataataataataataataataataacaacaacaacaacaacaagcttAAAACATCAGTGTGGCACAGTTTCAATATTCAAATGGagttacacacaaaaaaaaaaaaaagaaagaaaaaaaaccgacaagtaaactttttaaacaaacaaaaaagaagaagaattgtTCACACTTATTCATACAGCTACACTGCCttggaagactttttttttttttgtaagtttttccgacttgtttttttttttttcctggaatgcttttccatcttttttttctcttcattttttacttttctccTGCCCTCTTCTCTCTTAATGGGTTGTAAATGTTTCATGTATTTGGCAGTGCCTACGAGGCAACGGGTTTATATAATCGCTGTACCGTCAGACTGTGACATCGTTACCAAacggttttgtttgttttgtccccCCCCTGTCCCCAAAGCCTTATTCCCTGACCAGCTGGAGTTCAGTTAATGACGTAAACAAACCTGTGCTTGCATAACCACGAGATCGTCCCGCCGCCCCCAGCATGTGCTTGACGACTAACCCCTTGTGCTGATCACGGTCGacacaaaaaaaaggttatacGTTTACTTATGATCTTCAACAGAAGACAAGTCTGAGAAGTtaatggctttaaaaaaatttagggggagagagggggaaaaaaaaaaaaagggaacttAAGTAGGATCCCAAAGTACAGTGATCAGTTCACAAAGTGCACTTTTGGAGAAAATGCGTTTGAATATATGCAAATATACTCTGGCACTgattgggggggtgggggggtgggtgggcgttatatatatatattttaggtGCTTttgttaatttggtagaaaaaGCCAATCCTTGAATAACAGACATCGGGTTTAATGCTGTACGAGCGAGTGTCTGGGGTTTTGTTTGCTGATGACAGGAATTCACTGGCTTCGGAACACTAATGGAGGCGAGGCGAGGCACTGATagcacagaaaagaaaagaaaagaaaagaaaaagaaaagaaaaaaaaaaaaaagaagaaaaaaaaaaaaggaacatctCCCAGAAGTCTGAAAGCTTGAGTGATGAAGTAATTAGGAATTGCATAAAGCGTGCGAATCTTAGTACTGACGACGCGGACGTCCGGGCACGTACGGGAGGCAGAACATTCCTGAAAGTCTTCTCATTGAGAAAaagaacccaaaaaaaaaaaaaaaagaaactaataataaaaattcacaGTGGATCCAGTTGTAAAAGTGGAAGCAGCTGAGGAACGGGGAAGGGGGGTTTCTGTAGGTGTCGTAGTCCTTTGGTGTCTTGAGCATCTGGCTTCAAAATTCTGCcttttcaataaaaattaaataataaaaaaaacaaaaacaaacgagaaaaaaacaaaaaaaacaaaaaaaacaaacaaacaaacaaaaaaaaaaaaacagttgactTATCCCTCTGCTTATCCGTCCCGTCCCGAACCTTGCCGCGGGGTGCTGGCAGAAGTGCTGGAAGAGCCTGAGGATGAATAGAGGAGGGCGCGACACCGCAACCGGGTTCAGGACGAGCCTCAGACGCCCTCATTTTGCATACAGGAAATATTTCACCCAAAAATTCTATCTTAGATGAGGCACTCATTTTAATGAGGAAGAGGCACGGATAGGCAGAGGGATACCTGAACGATGGGGCAGCAGAgacttccaaaaaaaacaaaaaaaaaaacaaatggggatatagagatatatatatatatatatatatatatatatatatatatatatatatatatatatatatatatatatatatatatatatatatatttaacttcCCCTCACTGACTGTCCAGCAGGTTGAGCGGAACTGAAACGGCTCTCAGGCGCAGTCTCCGATAAGGACAAGCGGAGCGAGGAGCTGGCTGAGCTCGGCGGCGGACACCGGCGCCCCCTTCATGGCGCTGCTCCTCTGCCTCCGTTTGGCCAGTTTGGAATTGGATGGCGGCGAGAGACGCATAGAGCACGCGCCCGCCGTCACCACCTGAGGAGACGCCTCTTCCTGCAGCTGAGCTTCCAGGACGTCCTGCTCTGCGAGCTGCCGGTTCACAGCCATCGCCTGTCCGGCGAAGAACGTTAGGTCCTTGGTGCTGCTGTTCCTGAGGGCACGGAGGACGCGGGTGAGCGAGGTCAGCAGATAAACACGCTGTTGTTCCTTAGCTGAACTACTACGTTAACTTTAACGCTACAGACAGTAAACAGACTaggattaaaaaagaaaacaaacccaaaacacacctttGAAGCAGGATGGAGGCTGGGATAGAATCAGGAGCACCCTGACcgaggaaagaagaaaaaacattacCATTACTTCATACTACTAAACACGCGCTCAATCCACTGAAATGCTTCTGACGGCTGGACATTTTCCTAAGAAACAGCCTTGTAAATGATTTACGCCATAGGCAAAATTACCAGCTGATtcttaaaagagagagagagagagagagagagagagagagagagagagagagagagagagagagagagagagagagagagagagagagagaacagcctAGATCCTTACCCCTTGCACCCATGGGTGCTGCAGAACCTGAGCGGCGCTGAGCCGGTTCTTTGCGTCCCGGACCAACAGTCTGGAGATGAGGTCTTTGGCACTCCAGGAAATATGAGCCCACTCTTTCTCGGGAAACTCGTATTTGCCCTCCTGGATACTCTCGAACAGTGTGTTCTGAGATTGGTGgataacaaaaagaaagagatcgattattatttacagtgatGATGAGTATGGTCATAGCACGGCACACAGCTCAACACTTTCCCTTCTTGGGAAATATGCATACTATAATATACGGTATAGAATCAAAGGCAGAGCTGAGAAACTCATTTCCGGgccagaaaaaagaaaaaaaaaaaaaaaaaaaaaaaggccccaCCGCAAACCGAACCCAGCAAATCCGGTTCACGGATTGCATGTGAGCATTTTTCAAAGCCATCTTTGAATAATTATCGTACGTCTAGAatcacttttaaaataaataaataaattttatttatttaacagccaCTTTAACTCATCACAACACGTTTGTGCCGAGGTCGACGTACTTGGCAGGCGTGACAAGGCTCCCCGTTCTCCCAGCCGCAGTCGCTTCCACAGCGGCCCACGAAGGGAGGATAGCCACTTAGCATGATGTACAGGATGACGCCCAGGCTCCACAGGTCGCAGCGTTTATCGTAGATGGTGGCTTCCTCGTTGAACGCCTCCACCACCTCGGGCGCCATGTATTCAGCAGAACCACACTGCAAGAGGACAAACGGAAGGAGCGGCGCCGTCAG
Proteins encoded in this window:
- the mknk2b gene encoding MAP kinase-interacting serine/threonine-protein kinase 2b isoform X2, yielding MPASQPIDIPDAKKRNKKKKRCRATDSFSGRFEDVYKLQDEVLGEGAYAKVQTCISQITQKEYAVKIIEKRPGHSRSRVFREVEMLYQCQGHRNILELVEFFEEEDKFYLVFEKLRGGSVLTHIHRRRHFSEQEASIVVQDIASALDFLHNKGMAHRDLKPENILCEHQDRISPVKICDFDLGSGIKLNSDSSPISTPELLTPCGSAEYMAPEVVEAFNEEATIYDKRCDLWSLGVILYIMLSGYPPFVGRCGSDCGWENGEPCHACQNTLFESIQEGKYEFPEKEWAHISWSAKDLISRLLVRDAKNRLSAAQVLQHPWVQGGAPDSIPASILLQRNSSTKDLTFFAGQAMAVNRQLAEQDVLEAQLQEEASPQVVTAGACSMRLSPPSNSKLAKRRQRSSAMKGAPVSAAELSQLLAPLVLIGDCA